A genome region from Pseudomonas helmanticensis includes the following:
- the serB gene encoding phosphoserine phosphatase SerB, which produces MREIVLINITGVDRPGLTAAITGVLAQGGVNILDIGQAVIHDTLSFGILVEIPDSEQGKSVLKDILFKGYELDQQVRFTPVSEEDYQQWVGNQGKKRHIVTLLTRKVTAGQLQAVSSITAKYGLNIDHIDRLSGRMPLDTPADKGKGCIEFSVRGEAADPQALRAEFLSVAQELNVDIAFQEDSLFRRNRRLAVFDMDSTLIEAEVIDELAKAAGVGDQVSEITERAMAGELDFRASFKERLALLKGLDVSVLDSIGASLRLTEGAETLFAELKRLGYKTAILSGGFTYFAKQLQAKLGIDYVFANELEVVDGKCTGVAIEPIVDAQRKADLLKELAHKEGLRLEQTIAVGDGANDLPMLAIAGLGVAFRAKPLVKQSAKQAISTLGLDGVLYLLGFRDRDGQL; this is translated from the coding sequence TTGCGCGAAATCGTCCTGATTAACATCACGGGAGTCGACCGTCCGGGTCTGACGGCAGCCATTACCGGTGTTCTGGCACAAGGTGGTGTGAACATTCTCGATATCGGTCAGGCGGTGATCCACGACACCCTGTCGTTCGGCATCCTGGTTGAAATTCCTGACTCCGAGCAAGGTAAATCCGTGCTCAAGGACATCCTGTTCAAGGGCTACGAGCTTGACCAGCAGGTGCGCTTCACCCCGGTGTCCGAAGAGGACTACCAGCAATGGGTGGGCAATCAGGGCAAGAAACGCCACATCGTCACCCTGCTGACCCGCAAAGTGACTGCCGGCCAATTGCAGGCCGTCAGTTCGATCACCGCTAAATATGGCTTGAATATCGATCATATCGACCGTCTGTCGGGTCGTATGCCGCTGGACACTCCGGCCGATAAAGGCAAAGGTTGCATCGAATTTTCCGTGCGTGGCGAAGCGGCTGATCCGCAGGCGCTGCGCGCCGAATTCCTCAGTGTCGCGCAGGAACTGAATGTCGATATCGCCTTCCAGGAAGATTCGCTGTTCCGTCGTAACCGTCGCCTGGCGGTGTTCGACATGGATTCGACGCTGATCGAAGCCGAAGTCATCGATGAGCTGGCCAAGGCTGCCGGCGTGGGTGATCAGGTTTCCGAGATCACCGAGCGGGCAATGGCCGGCGAGCTGGATTTCCGTGCCAGTTTCAAAGAGCGTCTGGCCTTGCTCAAAGGTCTGGATGTCAGCGTACTGGACTCGATCGGTGCTTCGCTGCGTCTGACCGAAGGCGCCGAAACGCTGTTCGCCGAACTCAAGCGTCTGGGCTACAAGACCGCGATCCTGTCTGGCGGCTTCACCTATTTCGCCAAACAGTTGCAGGCCAAGCTCGGCATCGACTACGTGTTCGCCAACGAACTGGAAGTGGTCGACGGCAAGTGCACGGGCGTGGCGATCGAGCCGATTGTCGATGCGCAGCGCAAGGCGGATCTGTTGAAAGAGCTGGCGCACAAAGAAGGTTTGCGTCTGGAGCAGACCATTGCCGTGGGCGATGGCGCGAACGATTTGCCGATGCTGGCGATTGCCGGGTTGGGCGTGGCGTTCCGTGCCAAGCCGCTGGTCAAGCAATCGGCGAAGCAGGCGATTTCGACGTTGGGTCTGGATGGCGTGCTGTATCTGCTGGGCTTTCGTGATCGCGACGGGCAGTTGTAA
- the rhdA gene encoding thiosulfate sulfurtransferase: protein MSDFSGLPLVIEPSDLLPRLEASNLILVDLTSPARYTEGHLPGARFVDPKRTQLGQPPAPGLLPAKADLEALFGELGHRKDAVYVVYDDEGGGWAGRFIWLLDVIGHDKYHYIDGGLPAWLADGMPMSIQVPPAVGGPVALTLHDEPTATREYLQSRLGAADLAIWDARGPLEYSGEKVLAAKAGHIPGAVNFEWTAGMDKARQLRIRTDMPQILEDLGITKDKEIITHCQTHHRSGFTYLVAKSLGYPRVKGYAGSWGEWGNHPDTPVEI from the coding sequence ATGTCTGACTTCTCTGGCTTGCCGCTCGTCATCGAACCGAGCGACTTGCTTCCTCGGCTTGAGGCCAGCAACCTGATTCTGGTGGACCTGACCAGTCCCGCCCGCTACACCGAAGGTCACCTTCCCGGTGCACGCTTTGTCGACCCGAAACGTACCCAGCTCGGCCAGCCGCCGGCGCCAGGTTTGCTGCCGGCCAAAGCCGATCTGGAAGCATTGTTCGGTGAGCTGGGCCATCGCAAGGACGCGGTCTACGTCGTGTATGACGACGAAGGCGGCGGCTGGGCCGGGCGCTTCATCTGGCTGCTCGACGTGATCGGTCACGACAAGTACCACTATATAGACGGTGGTTTGCCGGCATGGCTGGCAGATGGCATGCCGATGTCGATCCAGGTGCCACCAGCAGTGGGCGGCCCGGTCGCGCTGACCTTGCACGACGAGCCGACCGCAACCCGTGAATACCTGCAAAGCCGCCTCGGTGCAGCCGATCTGGCGATCTGGGACGCGCGCGGGCCGCTGGAATACTCCGGCGAGAAAGTGCTGGCCGCCAAGGCCGGGCACATCCCCGGCGCGGTCAATTTCGAATGGACCGCCGGCATGGACAAGGCCCGTCAGTTGCGCATTCGTACGGACATGCCACAGATCCTCGAAGACCTCGGGATCACCAAGGACAAAGAAATCATTACCCATTGCCAGACCCATCACCGGTCGGGCTTCACTTATCTGGTGGCCAAGTCCCTCGGGTATCCGCGGGTCAAGGGCTACGCCGGTTCCTGGGGCGAATGGGGCAACCACCCTGACACGCCTGTCGAGATTTAA
- the asd gene encoding archaetidylserine decarboxylase (Phosphatidylserine decarboxylase is synthesized as a single chain precursor. Generation of the pyruvoyl active site from a Ser is coupled to cleavage of a Gly-Ser bond between the larger (beta) and smaller (alpha chains). It is an integral membrane protein.), producing MKERLFILSQYLLPHHLLSRLAGCIAECRVRWFKNAFTQWFAKRYQVDMSQALVEDLTAYEHFNAFFTRALKDGARPLDETPGAILSPADGAVSQLGPIEHGRVFQAKGHSFSVLELLGGDAANAAPFMGGDFATIYLSPKDYHRVHMPLAGTLREMVYIPGRIFSVNQTTAENVPELFARNERVACIFDTERGPMAVVLVGAMIVASIETVWAGLVTPPKRELKTFRYDEAARAPIHLEKGAELGRFKLGSTAVVLFGPDQVKWAEELVAGSPVQMGQGLAVPKA from the coding sequence ATGAAAGAGCGTCTGTTTATCCTCAGCCAGTACCTGCTGCCTCATCACCTGCTGTCGCGCCTCGCCGGCTGCATTGCCGAGTGCCGCGTGCGCTGGTTCAAGAATGCCTTCACCCAGTGGTTCGCCAAGCGTTACCAGGTGGACATGTCGCAAGCGCTGGTCGAAGACCTGACCGCTTACGAGCACTTCAACGCCTTCTTCACCCGCGCTCTGAAAGACGGCGCGCGCCCACTGGACGAAACCCCGGGCGCGATCCTCAGCCCGGCCGACGGTGCGGTCAGCCAGCTCGGCCCGATCGAGCACGGTCGCGTATTCCAGGCCAAGGGCCACAGCTTCAGCGTGCTGGAATTGCTCGGCGGTGATGCCGCCAACGCGGCGCCGTTCATGGGCGGCGATTTTGCCACCATCTATCTGTCGCCGAAGGACTACCACCGCGTGCACATGCCGTTGGCCGGCACTTTGCGCGAGATGGTTTACATCCCGGGCCGGATCTTCTCGGTCAACCAGACCACCGCCGAAAACGTGCCGGAGCTGTTTGCCCGCAACGAGCGCGTAGCGTGCATTTTCGACACCGAGCGCGGGCCGATGGCCGTTGTACTGGTGGGCGCGATGATCGTCGCTTCGATCGAAACCGTCTGGGCCGGTCTGGTCACGCCGCCGAAGCGTGAACTGAAAACCTTCCGTTACGACGAAGCCGCGCGTGCGCCGATCCATCTGGAAAAAGGCGCCGAGCTGGGCCGCTTCAAGCTGGGTTCGACTGCCGTCGTGCTGTTCGGCCCGGATCAGGTGAAATGGGCTGAAGAACTGGTAGCCGGTTCTCCAGTACAGATGGGCCAAGGCCTGGCAGTGCCAAAAGCCTGA
- a CDS encoding AhpA/YtjB family protein, with product MNRPTPVKTDNFFLLIFRALRHRRVPIALRIASHNVILVALALVIYAGVMGLQFKQAMHQQADALGESLTTQTATSATELLVSNDILSLNVLLNNLTKNKLVAHAAIYSVDNRILAESGQRPKHSLLGEAEGMYESKITFQDVTAGQLRISLDMDQFQQPMTISLQSMGILSGILLALSLALSLRMGRYLSTPLLQLRVWLRNIDEYTPGTDRQDEIGDLARQLHANYAPEPAPKPEPEPEFEEEEDDEPEFEVRNLRDPSFDETRPLAAQKPAPRHVVSTVEDDEDDDAFADLRDESLDTAPQPVIRKATPSVPQHSAVLAVQLGSQEQLRRLPRARLEELLERYRDCLDQAASLYQGEIETLNDGSTLMLFHTEDSGDDYLTNAICCGELLRALGHQLQIEVADSGITLQLQLGLTLGDELFGLSQIDLLLTDSAQDALALSQHSRNLLLVERKISDDALIRQRARIRPIASPEGACCVERLMEPYPSMLERQLARMHERRA from the coding sequence GTGAACCGGCCCACGCCAGTTAAAACCGATAACTTCTTCCTGCTGATCTTCCGTGCACTGCGCCACCGCCGTGTACCGATTGCATTGCGCATTGCCAGCCATAACGTGATCCTGGTCGCTCTGGCCCTGGTGATCTATGCCGGCGTGATGGGTTTACAATTCAAGCAGGCCATGCACCAGCAGGCCGATGCGCTGGGCGAAAGCCTGACCACGCAGACCGCGACCTCTGCCACCGAGCTGTTGGTGTCCAACGACATCCTCAGCCTCAACGTGCTGCTCAACAACCTGACCAAGAACAAACTGGTCGCCCACGCGGCGATCTACAGCGTGGATAACCGCATCCTCGCCGAGTCCGGTCAGCGGCCCAAGCACAGCCTGCTGGGCGAAGCCGAAGGCATGTACGAGAGCAAGATCACTTTCCAGGACGTGACCGCCGGGCAACTGCGCATCAGCCTGGACATGGATCAGTTCCAGCAGCCAATGACCATCAGCCTGCAAAGCATGGGCATTCTCAGCGGGATTCTGCTGGCGCTGTCGCTGGCCTTGAGCCTGCGCATGGGCCGCTATCTGTCGACGCCGCTGCTGCAATTGCGCGTCTGGCTGCGCAACATCGACGAATACACGCCGGGCACTGATCGCCAGGACGAGATCGGCGATCTGGCGCGCCAGTTGCACGCCAACTACGCCCCGGAGCCCGCGCCTAAACCTGAGCCGGAACCCGAGTTCGAAGAAGAAGAGGACGACGAGCCGGAGTTCGAAGTGCGTAACCTGCGCGACCCGAGCTTCGACGAAACCCGCCCCCTGGCCGCCCAAAAGCCGGCGCCGCGCCACGTGGTCAGCACCGTTGAAGACGATGAAGACGACGACGCCTTCGCCGATCTGCGCGACGAATCCCTTGATACCGCGCCCCAGCCGGTAATCCGCAAGGCCACGCCAAGCGTGCCGCAACACAGCGCTGTGCTGGCGGTGCAATTGGGCTCGCAGGAGCAACTGCGTCGTCTGCCGCGTGCGCGTCTGGAAGAGTTGCTGGAGCGCTATCGCGATTGCCTCGATCAAGCGGCGTCGCTGTATCAGGGCGAAATCGAAACCCTGAACGACGGCAGCACGCTGATGCTGTTCCACACCGAAGACAGCGGCGACGATTACCTGACCAACGCGATTTGCTGCGGCGAGTTGCTGCGGGCGCTGGGTCATCAGTTGCAGATCGAGGTCGCAGACAGCGGCATCACCCTGCAATTGCAACTGGGCCTGACCCTCGGTGACGAGTTGTTCGGTTTGAGCCAGATCGATCTTCTGCTGACCGATTCGGCCCAGGACGCGTTGGCCTTGTCGCAACATAGCCGCAATCTGTTGCTGGTTGAGCGCAAGATCAGTGACGATGCGCTGATCCGCCAGCGTGCGCGGATCCGCCCGATTGCCAGTCCTGAGGGCGCTTGCTGTGTCGAGCGGTTGATGGAGCCTTATCCGTCGATGCTGGAACGGCAGCTCGCGCGGATGCATGAACGCCGGGCGTAG
- a CDS encoding molecular chaperone, whose amino-acid sequence MSQTISPPQLRAPTPSQPRLSFCEASPRDLKRWIADLPKANIGETARLLYQGLGELNQLLTPSDNRLQLLELLRPEVYFVCQHLERHFLHQAIMLDERSRKISNLCQALQSHLAIGYKQIVLRIAPKYAKDRAALLSTALQRATHASKGQLVRATQLYSPPPEHLWFELHQLYRTACELQLQQRRVHDDLASLTTELSLEQTYIAALLLGSARCNQLRQNQIARLAEVLEPWSALLKLHPARPDDGLFAVSAQIDAGPRYRNMFRSEQQAGLLGFDPQPLVNAIEAHLLHQDTSTPLPIPTGLSFDTLQHLHAAWVQAAERSFQRTVGQGNLTVCVGMSALHFYLGGERSFSDMLKHPGARAANFSHAVAKGEKDSWSQAFDAAPQNNEQFLPYEEIQYDHLVEDESSADAAPHYPTYALPVINHSPGGYCLGWPKEVPAELQAGEMLGIQDSVSLGWSIAVIRWIRQVRGGGTQMGIELVAPHAQPCGLQLVRSRDDHSQYLRGLLLPEISAIDVPATLLAPRLPFQEGNKVLINTQGEEHRAGLDRRVASTHSFNQFAYRSLEAAQNGASEEDFDSLWKSL is encoded by the coding sequence ATGAGCCAGACCATTTCCCCACCGCAGCTACGCGCACCGACCCCGAGTCAGCCACGCCTGTCGTTTTGCGAAGCCAGCCCGCGCGACCTCAAGCGCTGGATCGCCGACTTGCCCAAGGCCAACATCGGCGAAACCGCCCGCCTGCTGTATCAAGGCCTCGGCGAACTCAACCAACTGCTCACCCCCAGCGACAACCGTCTGCAGTTGCTCGAATTGCTGCGCCCCGAGGTTTACTTCGTCTGCCAGCATCTGGAGCGACACTTTCTTCATCAGGCGATCATGCTCGACGAGCGCTCTCGCAAGATCAGCAATCTCTGTCAGGCGCTGCAAAGTCATCTGGCCATCGGCTACAAACAGATCGTCCTGCGCATTGCGCCGAAGTACGCCAAGGATCGCGCAGCGCTGCTCAGCACCGCACTGCAACGCGCAACGCACGCGTCGAAAGGCCAACTGGTTCGCGCGACTCAACTCTATAGCCCGCCACCGGAACACCTGTGGTTTGAGCTGCATCAGCTGTATCGCACAGCGTGTGAGTTGCAACTGCAACAGCGTCGAGTGCATGACGATCTGGCCAGCCTGACCACCGAATTGAGCCTGGAGCAGACCTACATCGCCGCCCTGCTGCTGGGCAGCGCCCGCTGCAATCAACTGCGCCAGAACCAGATCGCCCGATTGGCAGAAGTGCTCGAACCATGGAGCGCTCTGCTCAAGCTGCATCCCGCCCGCCCGGACGACGGTCTGTTTGCGGTCAGCGCGCAAATCGACGCCGGGCCGCGTTATCGCAACATGTTTCGCAGTGAGCAACAGGCCGGATTGCTCGGCTTCGATCCACAGCCGCTGGTAAACGCCATCGAAGCGCATTTGCTGCACCAGGACACGTCGACACCCTTGCCGATCCCGACCGGGCTCAGCTTCGACACCTTGCAACACCTGCATGCCGCATGGGTCCAGGCCGCCGAGCGCAGTTTTCAGCGCACCGTCGGTCAGGGCAATCTGACCGTGTGCGTGGGCATGAGCGCCCTGCACTTCTACCTCGGCGGCGAGCGTAGCTTCAGCGATATGCTCAAACACCCCGGCGCCCGCGCGGCGAATTTCAGCCACGCCGTGGCAAAAGGTGAGAAGGACAGCTGGAGCCAGGCTTTCGACGCGGCGCCGCAGAATAACGAGCAGTTTTTGCCCTACGAAGAAATCCAGTACGACCACCTCGTCGAAGACGAAAGCAGCGCCGATGCGGCGCCGCACTACCCGACTTACGCATTGCCCGTGATCAATCACAGTCCCGGCGGTTACTGCCTGGGCTGGCCGAAAGAAGTGCCTGCCGAATTGCAGGCCGGAGAAATGCTCGGCATTCAGGACAGCGTCAGTCTGGGCTGGAGCATCGCGGTGATTCGCTGGATTCGTCAGGTGCGCGGCGGCGGTACGCAAATGGGCATTGAACTGGTGGCGCCACATGCGCAGCCCTGCGGCTTGCAACTGGTGCGTTCACGCGACGATCACAGCCAGTATTTGCGCGGATTATTGTTGCCGGAGATCAGCGCGATCGACGTGCCCGCAACGCTGCTGGCGCCACGCTTACCGTTTCAGGAAGGCAATAAAGTGCTGATCAACACTCAGGGCGAAGAACACCGCGCCGGCCTTGATCGACGGGTGGCGAGTACGCACAGTTTCAATCAGTTTGCTTATCGCTCGCTGGAGGCCGCGCAGAATGGCGCGAGCGAGGAGGATTTTGATTCGTTGTGGAAATCGCTTTAA
- a CDS encoding PqiC family protein: MTALRLPLILLLAGVLGLAGCSVHQPVSLYQLDSGSPVQPAQSAGMAVLLGPVVVADYLQRETLLQRQPDGSLQAATDGRWAGSLSSDIDQLLMRQVAGHLDSQRVVLAPATSGFTPDVQVLLTITRLDSGEKQPAILDAQWRLIDRRGQVRDNRIVHLQELHAGSTASQVQAQGILLQRLAEQLSVALKPLANQPPVAEAPRKSAPKPAAPAAEAEKQPKIPMASPIRTDMEVFRF, translated from the coding sequence ATGACTGCGCTGCGCCTTCCACTTATTTTGTTGCTCGCCGGCGTTCTTGGCCTGGCGGGTTGCAGTGTTCACCAGCCGGTGTCGCTGTATCAACTGGACAGCGGAAGTCCGGTTCAGCCTGCGCAAAGCGCGGGCATGGCAGTTTTGTTGGGCCCGGTAGTCGTGGCTGATTACCTGCAACGTGAGACTTTGCTGCAACGTCAACCGGACGGCAGCTTGCAAGCAGCGACCGATGGTCGTTGGGCAGGGAGCCTTTCGTCGGATATCGATCAGTTGCTGATGCGTCAGGTTGCTGGTCACCTCGACAGCCAACGTGTGGTGCTGGCACCGGCCACCAGCGGATTTACCCCGGATGTGCAGGTTTTGTTGACCATCACCCGTCTGGACTCTGGTGAGAAGCAGCCGGCGATTCTCGATGCGCAATGGCGCTTGATCGACCGTCGTGGTCAGGTGCGCGATAACCGCATCGTCCATCTGCAAGAGCTGCACGCTGGCAGCACGGCGTCGCAGGTACAGGCGCAGGGGATTCTGTTGCAGCGTCTGGCCGAGCAATTGTCGGTGGCGCTGAAACCGTTGGCCAACCAGCCACCAGTGGCTGAAGCGCCGCGTAAATCGGCACCGAAGCCAGCAGCGCCGGCGGCGGAAGCCGAGAAGCAGCCGAAGATCCCGATGGCCTCGCCGATTCGTACGGACATGGAAGTGTTCCGCTTCTAA